In Populus nigra chromosome 10, ddPopNigr1.1, whole genome shotgun sequence, the following proteins share a genomic window:
- the LOC133704498 gene encoding ferredoxin C 1, chloroplastic, whose protein sequence is MATLRFTPSPSSILTRQKLPTELSSSELNYKAARSLKTVVRSYKVVIEHEGQSTELKVEPDETILSKALDSGLTVPHDCKLGVCMTCPAKLISGSVDQSEGMLSDDVVERGYALICAAYPTSDCHIRLIPEEELLSLQLATAND, encoded by the coding sequence ATGGCAACCCTTCGTTTCACCCCATCCCCTTCCTCTATCCTCACCAGACAGAAACTACCCACCGAACTCTCTTCATCTGAACTCAACTACAAAGCTGCCAGATCCTTGAAGACTGTAGTTAGGTCTTACAAAGTGGTGATTGAGCATGAAGGTCAATCCACAGAGCTGAAGGTGGAACCGGATGAGACCATACTATCCAAGGCATTGGACTCTGGATTGACTGTGCCTCATGATTGCAAACTTGGGGTGTGCATGACTTGCCCAGCAAAGCTAATAAGTGGCTCTGTTGATCAGAGTGAAGGTATGCTCAGTGATGATGTGGTGGAGCGCGGGTATGCACTGATCTGCGCAGCCTATCCAACGTCGGATTGTCACATTAGGCTTATTCCCGAAGAGGAGCTGCTGTCACTGCAACTAGCAACAGCTAATGACTAA
- the LOC133704497 gene encoding uncharacterized protein LOC133704497: MTSTRVRVFISLQSRLSSHFLSRVSSFCSKASTTIDKANETTEQASLQEMSTSYSSKIHLSPLLGDSRPHLDGYNIELVDDDAWRVSSSLVHAWRGLDREKEAKSVIEAFGEQFDDVKSLQGNPDFDEIDNMRIRGNLFYKLDRDSKEFEEYSFDFHRKSSWRRKDDPKGNEKKESSKKNESSKESKRKENPSCNSAFDVEKLPRIAKDPKVYTLVSNMDSSGGAEKKKIRTPTFNQLTGPYHEPFCLDIYISKASVRACVIHRVTSKVVAVAHSISKDFKFDLASTKNAAACAAVGGILAQRALADDIHDVVYTPRKGERLEGKLQIVLQAIIDNGINVKVKLKQRKPSKARFPSIGLKLDAGLAVQ, from the coding sequence ATGACATCAACCCGAGTTAGGGTATTCATCAGCCTCCAATCACGACTGAGCTCACATTTTCTCTCAAGAGTAAGTAGCTTTTGCTCGAAGGCTTCCACAACTATTGACAAGGCAAACGAAACGACCGAACAAGCATCGCTTCAAGAGATGTCAACCAGCTACTCTAGCAAGATTCATCTTTCTCCGTTACTCGGTGATAGCAGGCCTCATTTGGATGGTTATAATATTGAGCTCGTGGACGATGACGCCTGGCGGGTATCATCGAGTTTAGTTCATGCATGGCGAGGATTGGATAGGGAAAAGGAAGCGAAGTCAGTGATTGAGGCATTCGGTGAGCAGTTTGATGATGTTAAATCTTTGCAGGGTAACCCTGATTTTGATGAGATTGATAATATGAGAATTCGAGGTAATCTCTTTTACAAGCTTGATCGGGACTCCAAAGAGTTTGAAGAGTACAGTTTCGACTTCCACAGGAAGAGTTCTTGGAGGAGGAAAGATGATCCTAagggaaatgaaaagaaagaatcttcaaagaagaatgaaagtagtaaagaaagcaaaaggaagGAAAACCCAAGCTGTAATTCAGCTTTTGATGTTGAAAAACTTCCAAGAATAGCAAAGGATCCGAAGGTTTATACTTTGGTTAGTAACATGGATAGTTCTGGCGGTGCCGAGAAAAAGAAGATCAGGACTCCGACTTTCAATCAGCTTACAGGTCCTTATCATGAGCCATTTTGCCTTGACATTTACATATCAAAAGCCTCTGTCCGCGCTTGTGTTATACACCGGGTAACTAGTAAGGTGGTGGCCGTGGCACATTCGATATCTAAGGATTTTAAATTCGACCTGGCTTCAACCAAGAATGCAGCTGCTTGTGCTGCTGTTGGAGGGATTTTAGCTCAGAGAGCATTAGCAGATGACATTCATGATGTGGTCTACACGCCAAGAAAGGGGGAGAGATTGGAGGGAAAGCTTCAGATTGTGCTGCAGGCTATTATCGACAATGGCATTAATGTGAAGGTGAAGCTTAAGCAAAGGAAGCCCTCGAAGGCTAGGTTCCCATCCATTGGTTTGAAGCTTGATGCAGGGTTGGCTGTTCAATGA
- the LOC133705465 gene encoding FRIGIDA-like protein 4a, translated as MGSIPDPGELTELTRPSFDEFQRQTSLMTSCTLLWKELSDHFTSLEQNLQKKSEALKHKIQTLDNQTKASLASLKKREVTIDGSVEIALERVEEHRELALKSLSDPDYENPDGEVDDGDGSFMVLKSLCLTMESRDFWNFVITKKKEIEILRKQIPLALAECVDPAKFVIEAISEVFPVDKRGERSGEKGNDLGWACVLILESLIPVVVDPVIGKSRLLVTPSVKERAKEIAETWKKSLEERGGIENVKTPDVHTFLQHLVTFGIVKKDDVDLYRKLVVGSAWRKQMPKLAVSLGLGDKMPDMIEELISRGQQLDAVHFTYEVGLVDKFPPVPLLKAFLKDAKKAAASVLEDPENTGRAAHLAARKEQSALRAVIKCVEDYKLEARFPPENLKKRLEQLEKAKTEKKRPAAVPANKRTRASNGGPMPPAKAGRLTNAYVSSFPAPPTFVRSPSHTQYPTGVPAYPSPPAVYGSRSPPSPYAYSPEAAAPIAGSYPVAPLNYPAYGGYGNGFAPAYQQAYYR; from the exons ATGGGGTCGATCCCCGATCCAGGCGAGTTAACTGAGCTAACTCGGCCCAGCTTTGACGAGTTCCAGCGTCAAACTTCACTGATGACAAGCTGCACTCTCCTCTGGAAAGAACTCTCCGATCACTTCACTTCACTGGAACAGAACCTCCAGAAGAAATCAGAAGCTCTGAAACACAAAATCCAAACCCTAGACAACCAAACAAAAGCTTCCCTTGCTTCGCTCAAGAAGCGCGAGGTAACAATCGACGGTAGCGTCGAGATCGCACTAGAGCGCGTCGAAGAACACAGGGAACTAGCTCTCAAGTCACTGTCAGATCCTGATTATGAAAATCCGGATGGAGAGGTGGATGATGGAGATGGATCTTTTATGGTTCTGAAGTCTCTCTGTTTGACAATGGAGTCGCGTGACTTTTGGAATTTTGTGATTACCAAAAAGAAGgaaattgaaattttgaggAAGCAAATTCCTTTGGCTCTAGCTGAGTGTGTGGATCCGGCAAAGTTTGTTATAGAAGCGATATCGGAGGTGTTTCCGGTGGATAAAAGAGGGGAAAGAAGTGGTGAAAAGGGAAATGATTTAGGATGGGCTTGTGTGTTAATCTTGGAGAGTTTGATTCCGGTTGTCGTGGACCCAGTAATCGGGAAATCCAGGTTGTTAGTTACGCCTAGTGTTAAGGAGAGAGCGAAGGAGATAGCGGAGACTTGGAAGAAGAGTTTGGAGGAAAGAGGTGGGATTGAGAATGTCAAGACTCCTGATGTGCATACTTTCTTGCAGCATTTGGTGACTTTCGGGATTGTGAAGAAGGATGATGTGGATTTGTATAGGAAGCTTGTTGTTGGGTCTGCTTGGAGGAAACAAATGCCTAAGCTTGCTGTCTCTCTTGGGTTGGGTGATAAAATGCCTG ATATGATTGAAGAATTAATCAGTAGGGGACAACAGCTAGATGCAGTGCATTTCACCTATGAAGTTGGCCTTGTGGATAAGTTCCCCCCTGTACCCTTGCTGAAAGCTTTTTTGAAGGATGCTAAGAAGGCTGCAGCTTCTGTATTGGAGGATCCTGAAAATACTGGTCGAGCTGCG CATCTTGCTGCACGAAAGGAGCAGTCAGCGCTCCGGGCTGTCATTAAGTGTGTTGAAGATTACAAACTAGAGGCACGGTTCCCTCCAGAAAACCTTAAGAAACGCCTTGAACAACTGGAGAAGGCCAAGACAGAGAAGAAAAGGCCAGCTGCGGTTCCAGCCAACAAACGAACACGTGCCAGCAATGGTGGCCCAATGCCCCCAGCCAAGGCTGGTCGCTTGACGAATGCATATGTGTCATCTTTTCCTGCACCTCCAACTTTTGTCAGGTCTCCCTCACATACACAATACCCTACTGGGGTACCGGCATATCCTTCTCCACCAGCTGTTTATGGCAGCAGGAGTCCACCATCTCCGTATGCTTACTCTCCTGAGGCTGCCGCACCAATTGCTGGGTCATACCCTGTAGCTCCATTGAATTATCCAGCATATGGAGGGTATGGCAATGGTTTCGCACCAGCTTATCAGCAGGCTTACTACCGATAG